The sequence ATGGGCTCACTGTTTCATTGGGCTGTTTTATTTTCAGTCTTATCTTGCTTAGGTTAACATTCCCAATCGGTTGCTTAGCCCTACTTGAAAAGAAACCATCAGATCTTCTAGCCCACCAATTCATATAGTCCTTCGTGCACGGAGCCACGTGCTCAGATGGGCAAGCAAGGATCAAGAACTTTGAATTGGTAACAAGACGAAGACATTGGCGCCAAAAGCATACCACTTGCTCTAAGGTGATGGTGCGAAAGTCCTCATTAAGCTCCCCATGGATGTGTTGATTGAAACCGAACTATCGACCAAAGCAATGAGGGCTATATGGTTCAACTATACATATACTTCCACGACGAGAAACCAAGTAGCTAGAGCGTTGGCTGATGAAGTAATCTGCATAAGAGCTAGGTAGCTTGTCATCATCCACCAGAATCTCTTGATGGCCTTTAAAAAGGCCTAAATGATGAAACTTGAAGCTACTAACGGCATGAAATAGCTTACTAGTCGTAACCTCGTCGTAATGCTTGTCTACACCTTCTCTGGAGTATCTAAACATGCGCGGAACAACCTTGGAGCCAAACCCTTCAAGTTCAAAGTGAGTGTCAAAGTATTCGGCCAACCAAGCATTCAAGTAGTGTGCAGGAAAAGTGGCATCACATTTACTTGGAGTCTTAGAAGACACAATTTCATTCAAGCCCCTATAAATGTTGGCCAGGACTGGGACTACAAGACAGTATCTCTTATCACGAGCCATCGCACTTACACTCTTGAAAACACCAGGCCTGATTAAGTTTGGTCCCCCGTCGGGAAGAGCGAACTCACACAGCCAACACGAGATCAAAGCAGCTAACCAAGTCTCTTCTATAAGCCTTCTCTCCACTTTGAGCACATTGAAGGGAGCCTCATCTTCTTTAGTCAGAATTCTGGGGGCATCGATTTTACCAGAGGGGTTACGAGATTGCTTGCCTCTTGCATTCCTCTTTATTGACCTTCTAGTCGGCAGTTTCTGATATTTAGACTCGCCATGGAACCAAAACTTCACCCATGCAGCCGTAGTGACCAAGTGCTAACCACTAAGCTCAAGACTCAGGTGATGGAAGGCGACAAATAAATGACGATAGCATGAGGGGAGAGATGATATGTCTTTCGAGTTTGGAACGACCTCTTCGTAAAATGAGTCGTACACTGGAAGCCCACCAATCGAATGCAAGTCCGATAAGCTAATGGAGACCTCTCCTATAGATGTGTGCAATGTGTTTGTAGCTACACAACAACACTCTAGGAAGGCTTGCAAGACATGGGTGTTTCGATCATATGTGAATAACAATGCAAGTAGTGGCTCGTAAATATTGGCATCACTTAAGACTTCAGTATTGCGGCTTAATATGTCTTCTAGCCACTCCCAATATTTAGGGAGGTAGGAAAACTCACCCCTATATTGGAGTGGAGGGGTCTTGGAAGAAGGTAGGGCCCATTACACTTCTCCCGCACTTATTCGACGACCAAGGAGAGGAAATGGATCGACATGGTTCGCGGTTGAGTGAAGGTTGGAGGCCAAAATAAACGTCCTCGAAACAACATGTGAATTCTTTCTAATCGGGTCATGTAGTTCATGAGATGCTTCGACCCACCATTGAGATAGACTCGGAGGATGAGGAATGGCAGTAGACGAAGATGAAGGGACACTGCTACCAAGTGGATGAACTTTCAAGATGATGTCTTTCTCTAGGGTTCGTTCGTAGAGTGCAAGAGAGTGATGGATTGATCACTGAGAGTCCTCGATGAGTCGTAAAAGATGACCATGATGAAGTGCACTTGATGGCAGCCACTTGGAGAAGACGAAGCTCGTAGAGGTCACGACTTGGGCAAATGTAGAAGAGTCACGAAGTCGAGCAAAGGGTTGGTAAGCCTGAATCACCTGACACACCTGACACACCTGACATCAAACCAAAGGAAAGGATGAATACCTTTTTCATTCAAATGCTCGttactaataaatttataaaataaataaataaaataaataacaataataacaaaaaaataagaagcaCGACTTATTAAAAAGAAGGGGCATGTGGTATTCAGATTCAAACTCATTCAACATTAACATGCAAACATCGTGTGTAGGTGTTGAAATAACCATATGATGGACACGTAGAGGCTTGCATTAACATGCATGTGAAGAGAAGGACACGTAGAGGCTTGCATGTCTGATGGAACACAAACTCGTCAGTAAGAGTGGGCAGATGGAATCCCTTGTGGTGTGCGAGGGTATGCTCGATgagggtcaccggtgtggtgcctgccacaacgtctccgatgccaaagttaggaTAATGATCAAACAAAGTAAAGAATCAGAATGTACTCTCAAAGTGTCAGTGTATATCGTACCTTCTGTTGACTGTGTGAGAGCTTTATACCTGCGGCCTTAGGGGCTAGCCGTTGAGGTTGTTAATGCTTTCTCAAGTAACGCCCCTGGTCCAATAATGAGACTTTTAAGAGGTTCCCAACGGTCTGCTTGGTTGATTTCGTAACTGCTcaggtcattgattgactgcattgaatgactccctgccttcgtcagtgatgataGCTTTCTTCGTTGTTCCTGATGACTTCGTCAAGGATGCTTCCTTTGTCCGTGGGATGTGGCATTCAttcccatcagttgccccccagGTTCTGAGGTCGTCGGTGACGTGTCATGACGATCACGGAAGATAAAAAGTTTTTCTTGTGACTCTTGGGGTTCTGTTCCGCTTTTAATGCTTAGTGGCAGCGCTACACGCAATCATGGCCACGTGGCGTGTGATGGTCTGTGGAATTAATGGtatgacccttgggtttcccgTTGGTTTTTCAATCGTTTTTTGGCctaagtttaaaacttctcctctttaatttttcttttacttttcagaGAGCAAAGACAGAAAAATTCCCCAGTGATACTCTGAGCATTCTCTTGAGACCTCCTTTCTTCTCCAAATCACCTTGCGCTGTGCTTTTGCTGTTCCGCCATTGGAGGTGcgtttctctttccttttacttccttcttttttcttttactgtaGCATAATTTCTGATTCTctgtttccttttatttcttttctgtcgttggtctttgattttcttttggggATTTAGTTTGTACCGTATTTCTCTGCCCTCCGATTTCTGCATTTCCATGGTTGATAGTTTGGAGGTTAGGATAGCTTGCCCGTCGATCTCCTTCCTTTTTGCGCGTTTAGGGGGGTCTTTGGGTACTTATccgtttttagaaaattttgtgtttgagggCAATTGTCTGAGCATGGTTTTGGGTGACTTGTTGCCCTTGCTCCGTCAATCGCTTAATTGGTTCGAGGGTTTAGCAAGGAGAGGGTTAATGTCTGAGGTTAGGTCTAGTGACCTTGAGACTGGGTTGTCATCTAGTGGTGACCCGGCTGAAGGAGATACAGCCGTCTTTGGCCCTTGGAaggttagggctttttacgCCCTCAGGGAGGTTTGTGGTCTGGACGCCGAAACTGCAAATAGGTTCAAGGATAGGTTTCAGTTTCCGTCTAGGGTTCGTGTTCGTCTACCTAGGGAAGAAGATAGGGCCTGCCACTTTTTTCCAAGTGAAGTATGTTTTTACGAGTCAACTTTCACCTGCGGGCTTAGACTCCCCGTCCACCCGTTCCTGATGGAACTTCTAGCTCACTTTGGTATTGCTCCCGGGTAGCTCATGCCTAACTCGTGGAGGATCGTGATCAACTGTATGCAAATATGGTTGGCCTCCAACGGGGATATGATCAGGATAGGTGAGCTCACCTACTTGTACCGTTTGAAAGAGTCCAAGGAGTGGGGGTATTATGAGATAATCCCTTGGGAGAGAAAGACTAGGATTGTCAAGGGCTTGCCCTCGTCCTTTAGGTATTGAAAGTCGCACTTTTTCTTTGTGTATGGAGATGACTTCGAGACTCAATCCAGTAGTGATTGGGGTGATATCCTGAGGTTGCtccgtcggtggggaaccccgacCTTAGGTGCATCAGTATTTCTCCCCGTCGTTTAATTTTGCCACCTTTGAGGCTCTGGTCTTGCtaacttctttgtttctttgtttggtatAGTTAAGAGACGGCCTGAGCTTAAGAGCCGGTATAAGGAACGCATCGAGACTGCGATCGGGTACGCTGAAACGATTGAGAGCTGGGACGAACTGGTTGACCCCCGGTCTCTTGCATTTTACAACCTCAGTCCTGACCCGTCTCCTTACGTTTTTCGTTAACTTGGTATTGAAGGCAAAAAAAGTAAGTATTATCCTCGTCAGTGCTGATTCTTCTTATGTGCACTTAAGTATTCTTGATAGGCGTTTTCTTCTTGCAGAGATGATGACAAAATTTAGCAAGGACATGTACGCGAAGATGAGATCGAAGAAGGATGAACCGCTGTCCAATCTAGGGAAGAAGACTGTGCGTGTGACCGGGAAGGGTCCTGCTCCTACTCCCCTTAATATCGTTCCTTCTGTAGCTTCGGAAACGATGAGGACTGCCTCCCCGACCGCTTTAATAGAGGAGATTCCTACTCCCGGCTCCAAAAGGCCGCGTGTGGCTGGTAAagggaaggagaaggagaaggctGATACTCGTTCGTCCACAATATGGGATGACGAGAGGTTGGCCGTGGACAGGGCTCACGAGGTTGTCACCCCAGCGGACTTGAGGGCTCTTTCTAACATGTCTTTAAACGATGTCGCCTCTTGTCATGTTCACAAACTCGTCTAGGTACGGAGTTCTtccttctactttttttttttttttttttttggctgacgTTTCTGCGATCCCTTCCAGGTGTTGGGAGAGAGCCTACATATTACCATCGACTATCTCACCCAAGAGGCCAAGGTGGCATCTTTAACAACCAGGATGGAGTCTCTGGAGAAGGAGAACTCTGACTTGAAGAAGAACTTGATCGCCTCTATGGACGAGACGACTTCATTGAAGGAGAAATTCAAGGTGCTGGAGGACGACCTCAGGGTTGAGCGCGGGTTGACTCAGGAGAAGGACGAGCAGCTTCTTTCAGCCAAAGAGAAACTTGTAACCATCGCTGCCCGATCTGTGGAGGCTTTCCAGACCACTGACGAGTACAATACTGTGCTTTTCAGTTGGTATTTCAAAGGTTTTGAACTTCTCCAGAGGTATCTGGTCAAGCATCCTTCTGGAGTCAACATGGAGAGCCTGGATCTGGAGGAGGTGGATAAGGAGATGGCTCTGGATGAAGCGGCTCAGTCTTCTGCCCTGGGTGATGAAGCACCTGAGCCTGCTGCTAACGTACCGGCCAGTGAAGACACTGTTGATGCCTGATTTaaatacttagaaaatttttccttttgttttatggTGGGTGCCCGtcttgttttgggccttttctttttgtaaatctaatttcaaaacaatcagttttattttgaaaacaatgataGTGGCCCAATGGTTATGGGTTTGAATGAAGCATACTTACTTTTCCTCCAGATGTTTTGGTTGATTTACATTCGTCTATACTTTTGTACCTTGTGATTCGTTAACAATCTATTGATTGATTGTTGCATCCCGTTTTGATTTGATGTATGGCTCTCTTTTCTCCGTCAAATAGACTCTTGCCATTTGCACCTGCCAGGGGGTTCTGCCTAGGTGGCTTATGTCCATCCAGGCAGACTCTTGtcacttagtttttttttttttttttttgtagattatcgtcagtaacttacatccgtcaaggcggaatcttgttactaaGTCTTTTAAACCTCCCAGgatggtcgtcagtaacttacatccgtcaaggcggaatcttgttactcaGTCTTTTAAACCTCCCAGtatggtcgtcagtaacttacatccgtcaaagcggaatcttgttacttagtgaTTTATACCCACTAGGGTGGTCGTCaataacttacatccgtcagggcggaatcttgttacttagtgaTTTATACCCACCAGGGtagtcgtcagtaacttacatccgtcaaggcggaatcttgttacttaatGATTTATGGGCCTTATGATTGACCAGTACTGCCTGCACAAAGACATTAGaggaataattcttttattaatttcaagaaCGAATGCATTCGTCTATTACATTTACTCATGGTATTTCTTtaaatgctcaatgttccatggcCGAGGGAGCTTTTGTCCGTCCATGGTTTCTAGATGGTAACTTCCCTGTCTAGAGTAGTGAATGACGCGGTAAGGGCCTTCCCATTTAGGGCCCAATTTTCCTTGAgtagggtctttagttgctGTAGTGACTTTGCAAAGGACGAGGTCCCCTATGTCTAGTCGCCTGAGTTTAACCCTCTTGTTGTAGTACTCGGTCatctttttttgatactttGTCATCCTACTGGATGCGTTATCTCTTACTTCATCCAGGCAGTCCAGGTTGAGCCGCAGTTTATCGTCATTGAGTCATTCTCTGAAAGTTCCTCGTCTGATGCTTGTTACTCCAACCTCTACTAGGATTACTGCTTCTgtgccataggtaagcctgaagggTGTCTCTCCTATCGGGGTTCTGGCTGTGGTCCTGTAAGCCCACAGGACACTAGGTACTTCTTCTAGCCAGGCACTTTTTGCTTTGTCCAGCTTggttttgataatcttgagcagcgtCCTGTTCGTCACTTTCGTCTGTCGGTTTGCCTGGGGATGTCCCGGGgatgagaactgattcttgattCCAAGGTCTGAGCAGAATTTACTGAAGCCTTGGCTGTCGAGCTGCCTCCCATTATCAGATATGATCGTCAAaggaatcccgaacctgcagattatatttttccacacaaagcTCCGGATCTGAGCCTCAGTGATCGTTGCTAGGgcctctgcttcaacccattttgtgaaatagtcaataGTAACtagaaggaattttacctgacctttaccttggggcagAGGACCAACGATATcgattccccattgtgcgaatggccatgGGGAAGCTATAGTCGTCATTTTCTCTGCTGGAAGCCATTGCACATTCCCGTATCGCTGGCATTTGTTGCACCTTCTGACGATATCAGCAGTGTCCACCTAcatggttggccaaaaatacCCTGCTCTTATCACCTTGTTGACCAAGGATCTGGAGCCGGCATGGTCGCCACAGATTCCACCGTGTACTTCCTCCAGGATGTATTTGGCCTCTTCCTCGTTGACGCACTTCAAGTAaggcatagagaagcctctcttgtacaagaTGTCATTCAGGATCGTGAATCTGGCTGCTCTCTTCTTATCCTCTCTGGCTTCTTCTGTGTTTTGAGGGAGGTGCCCGTCCTGGAGGAAAGATATTATGGGCGTCATCCAGGTATCTGTGCTCTGGAGGGTGAACACTGCAACCTCTTCAATACTAGGGTGTTTTTGGACCTCTATTGCCAAGTCCATGGTCGTCCTCCCTTCTTTTGATGATGCTAGTTTTGACACTCCGTCAGCCCCCATATTCTGGCTTCTTGGGATCTGTACGAACTCCACTGTATCGAACTTCTGAGTTAGTTGTCTCGTCAGTTTTAGATATTTCTGCATCCTTTATTCCTTTGCCTCGTACTCTCCCCTGATCTGTCTGATTACCAGCTTTGAATCACTCTGGATCAACAAGTTTTTGGCATCAAGAGCTTTCCCAAGCCTCAGGCCCGTCAGTATTccttcatactcggcttcattaTTCGTGGCTGGGAACTTTAGTTGGACCCCATATTTCATCACTTCTCCGTCGGGGGTGGTTATGACAACCCCTACTCCCCCCTTCTTTTTGGCTAACGAACCATCTGTCTGTATTGTCCATTTATCGACTCCGTCAGGAATTCCATCTTCATCTGGGAGAGTGAATTCAGCGATGAAGTCGGCCAGAGTTTGCGCCTTGATAGCAGTTCTTGGATGGTACTCGATGTCAAATTGACTAAGTTCAATTGCCTACTGGACCATTCTCCCTGCTGCTTCTGGtttgttcattgatttcttgattGGTTGATCCGTCATCACAAGGATAGGATTTGACTGGAAATATTGCCTGAACTTGCGCGAGGCTACTATTAGTGCAAACGCAATCTTTTCGATCCTTGGGTATCTGAACTCAGCTCCTTGGAAGGCTTGGCTGATGTAGTAGACCGGGAGTtgcttcttgccttcttctctaatcaaagcTGCACTCACTACCGAGGCTGACACCACCAAGTACAGGTATAggttttctccttctttggacGGGCTTAGAAGAGGTGGACTGCTCAGATATTGCTTCAGTTCTTGGAAAGCCGCTTCGCACTCGTCGGTCCAAGCAAAGGCCTGCTTCAAGGTCTTAAAGAAGGGCAGACATTTGTCTGTGGCcctagagacgaacctgtttaaaGTCGCTATCCTTCCGGTGAGTTTTTGAACTTCCTTGACGGTCCTGGGGGATGTCATGTTGATGATGGCTTGCACtttttctgggtttgcttctattcctctttgggacaccatgaatcccaagaattttTTCGAAGCAACCCCAAAGACACACTTACTTGGATTCAATCTCATCTGGTGTGCTTTGAGGGTTGTAAATGTCTCCTTCAGGTCGTCCAGGTGTGCGAGCTCTtccttgctcttgacgagcatatcgtccacgtacacttccatgttcctgccaatttgttggctgaacattttgttcaccaaCCTCTGGTACGTAGCCCCGGCATTCTTCAGCCCAAATGGCATCACCCTGTAACAGTAGAGTCCTTGACTTGTGATGAAGGcggtcttctcctggtcttcttcaGTCATCCTTATCTGGTTATAtcctgagaaggcgtccatgaatgTCAGTCATTTGTGTCCGGCTGTGGAATCCACGAGCTGGTCTATCCTGGATAGAGGGAAGCTGTACTTTGGGCATGCCATGttcaggtcggtgaagtctatGCACATCCTCCACTTCCCGTTTGCTTTCTTCACCAGGACTACATTTGCCAGCCATTGAGGATAATACACCTCTCGGATGAACCCTGCCGTCAGGAGTTTGGTAACTTCCTCTGCAACTGCCTGGTCTCGTTCTAGAGCGAAGGTTCTTCGTCGTTGCTGGACGGATTTCCGTTCTGGCTCCACATTTAACTTATGCTGGATGACTTTTGGGGATATGCccggcatgtcctcgtgactccatgcaaagacgtcTAGATTCTCTTTAAGGAACTTTATAAGTTTTGTTCTCATCTCGGGGCTCAACGTCGTTCCTATCTTGGTCGTCTTGTTCGCCTCTCCTTCTACCAACTCCACCGTCTCCAGGGCCTCTATCCTgtcttcttcctcctcctcaaTCATCCAAGAATGGTTCTCCTTCCCAGCCAGGACAGCTTAGTAGCATTGTCTTGCCAGGACTTGATCTCCTTTCACTTCACCGACACCATTATCTGTTGGGAACTTTACCTTCAAACAATAAGTTGACGTTGCGGCCTTCCATTTATTGAGAGTGGGTCTTCCAACgatgacattgtaggatgagGGACAATCCACCACTAGGAAATCTACTTGCCGAGTCAACTGCACTGGGTAGGTCCTCGCCGTCACCGTTAATGTCACTATACCCCGGGGGTAGACCCTGTCTCCACTGAAGCTGACGAGTGGAGAGTCAAAAGGGCGCAGTCTTTTTGGATCTAGTCTCAGCTGCTGGAAGGCTGGGAGGTAGATGATGTCCGCAGAGCTGTCATTATCGACGAGGATCCTTTTggtattgaacccttctatattTAACATTATGACCAAGGGATCGTTGTGGGGTTGCTTTACTCCTATGGCATCTCCCTCATTGAAAGACATGTCTTCGTATGTTCGTTGGTGCTTGGACGGGGGTACGGTGTGGACGCTGTTAACTTGTCTCTGGTATGCCTTTTTGAGTGACTTAAACGACCCTCCTGAGAACGGCCCTCCTGTGATCGTGTTGGTCTCCTCGATCACTTTGTTTGGAGGATGGGATGGACGATCGTCATCCCGGGAGAACGATTCGTGCTGGGTTTTGTCGTCATTTCTGGACTTgctatattctcctttcttcacGTATTTCTGTAACTTTCCTTTCCGTATTAACTCCTTTATCTGCTCCTTCAGGTCCCTGCAATCTTCGGTGTTGTGGTCGTGATCCTTGTGGAACCGGCAGTACTTGTTCTTGTCGCGGACATTAGGGGATGAGTGCAATGGTCTGGGCCATTTAAGataatgctcgtccttgatctgcgtgaAAATCTTGTCAACAGGCATGACTAGAGGAGTAAATCTTACCGTCCGAGGATTTTTATCATCTTTCCTCTTATTCCCGTCGTTGTTCCGACGATCTGGTCGATCTCTCTTCTGCCCCCTACGATCGTCTTCCCTCCTTGCCTTGTCGCCTGGCTTCTCGGTATCCTTTATGGCCGCTAAAGCGTCTTCAGCATTCATGTATTTCTGTGCCTTCAGGAGCATTTCTGCCATCGTCTTTGGTGGATTCTTAGCGAGGGAGGCCACAAGATCTCTAGACCTCAGCCCTActttgaaggtcgtcagctgcaCCTTGTCATTGGCTTCGTCCACCTCCAAAGTCTCCTGGGTGAATCATTTGACATATGACCTCAGAGTTTCCTTCTCTCCCTGCTTTACGGTAAGTAAGTAGTCTACCGGCCTTTTTGGACGTTGCCCCCCTATGAAATGGCGTAAGAAGGCACTGCTTAATTGCTCGAAGTTGTCTATGGACGAGGTCCGCAACTTCATGAACCATTCTCTTGCAACTCCTTTGAGAGTGGTTGGGAAGGAACGACACAGTATCTCGTCAGGCAGTTGTTGAAGACCCAGAGtcgtcttaaaggtattaagatgatcctGAGGGTCCTTGAGTCTGTCGAATGGCTCTAGTTGAGGTAAACGGAATTTTGACAGTACGGGGCACTCAAGCACCGCTGCGGTGAAGGGTGAATCTGTAACCCTTACCATTTTGTCCACACTCCGGTCCATTTTCTCTTTGATGGCGCTCCTcagttcgtccatctctttcctcatttctaGAAGAAGATCTGAATTCTGTTCGTCCGGGGTAGCTGGCCTTTGGGGGGTACCTCTCCTGTGGTTATCCCCTTCTCCCTCCATGTTACCCTTGGACCGACTTTCGTCCTGTTGGGCCTGCTGAACCTGCTGGAGTCATAGCTTCATCTCCTGGTTTTGTTT is a genomic window of Quercus lobata isolate SW786 chromosome 2, ValleyOak3.0 Primary Assembly, whole genome shotgun sequence containing:
- the LOC115965350 gene encoding uncharacterized protein LOC115965350, with amino-acid sequence MAEMLLKAQKYMNAEDALAAIKDTEKPGDKARREDDRRGQKRDRPDRRNNDGNKRKDDKNPRTVRFTPLVMPVDKIFTQIKDEHYLKWPRPLHSSPNVRDKNKYCRFHKDHDHNTEDCRDLKEQIKELIRKGKLQKYVKKGEYSKSRNDDKTQHESFSRDDDRPSHPPNKVIEETNTITGGPFSGGSFKSLKKAYQRQVNSVHTVPPSKHQRTYEDMSFNEGDAIGVKQPHNDPLVIMLNIEGFNTKRILVDNDSSADIIYLPAFQQLRLDPKRLRPFDSPLVSFSGDRVYPRGIVTLTVTARTYPVQLTRQVDFLVVDCPSSYNVIVGRPTLNKWKAATSTYCLKVKFPTDNGVGEVKGDQVLARQCY